From the Nonlabens marinus S1-08 genome, one window contains:
- the mutY gene encoding A/G-specific adenine glycosylase, whose translation MNFSNTLISWYHNHKRSLPWRETTDPYLIWLSEIILQQTRVNQGMPYYLKFVERFPTVQELAAAPQEEVLKLWQGLGYYSRARNLQAAARQVIDKAGIFPKSYKELLELKGVGEYTAAAIASFAYKEPVVVVDGNVYRVLSRIYGFSLPINSTEGVKEFKKLANSLIDPKKPAQYNQAIMEFGALQCVPKNPDCGVCPFQNDCAAFKEDRITELPVKLKKTKVLSLHHHYMVTITPSGKTLLQERPQTGIWAGLYEFPFVESNGALLSHEFTAADSFQEVYGGVRFRESVYNQEPIIHKLSHRKIHAYFWIIETETEVEGAMSIAEAKAKPLHVLMERFMNEFWHK comes from the coding sequence ATGAACTTCTCTAATACGCTTATTTCCTGGTATCATAATCACAAAAGATCCTTGCCCTGGAGGGAGACAACAGACCCATATTTGATCTGGTTGAGTGAGATAATCCTTCAGCAAACCCGCGTCAATCAAGGGATGCCGTACTATTTGAAGTTTGTTGAACGCTTCCCTACGGTCCAGGAACTTGCAGCTGCACCACAAGAAGAAGTCTTGAAGCTATGGCAAGGTCTAGGCTATTATTCCCGTGCGAGAAACCTACAAGCAGCGGCACGACAAGTCATCGATAAAGCGGGTATTTTTCCTAAATCCTATAAAGAATTGCTAGAATTGAAGGGGGTGGGAGAATATACCGCTGCCGCTATTGCCAGTTTTGCTTATAAAGAACCGGTTGTGGTGGTGGATGGAAATGTATACAGGGTGCTTTCTAGGATTTACGGCTTTTCGCTTCCTATTAATAGTACAGAAGGTGTGAAAGAGTTTAAAAAACTGGCGAATTCCTTAATTGACCCTAAGAAACCAGCGCAGTACAATCAAGCGATAATGGAATTTGGCGCACTGCAGTGTGTTCCTAAAAATCCAGACTGTGGCGTTTGTCCATTTCAGAACGATTGTGCAGCTTTTAAAGAAGATCGAATTACTGAATTACCGGTAAAACTCAAAAAGACTAAAGTGCTTTCCCTGCACCATCATTACATGGTCACTATCACACCGTCAGGAAAAACGCTATTGCAAGAACGGCCACAAACAGGCATCTGGGCAGGACTCTATGAGTTTCCTTTCGTAGAATCTAATGGTGCATTGCTGTCTCATGAGTTCACTGCTGCTGACAGTTTTCAAGAGGTTTATGGAGGGGTTCGCTTTCGCGAAAGCGTATACAATCAAGAACCGATCATACACAAATTAAGTCATCGTAAAATCCATGCCTACTTTTGGATTATTGAAACGGAAACTGAGGTTGAAGGTGCAATGTCTATTGCAGAAGCGAAAGCGAAGCCGCTACATGTTTTAATGGAGCGGTTTATGAACGAATTCTGGCATAAATAG
- a CDS encoding HU family DNA-binding protein, with amino-acid sequence MTKADIVSKISDKLGMEKTEVQAAVESFMDEVKGSLETGENVYLRGFGSFIVKTRAEKTGRNISKNTTIKIPAHNIPAFKPAKVFVEGVKSNVKVK; translated from the coding sequence ATGACTAAAGCAGATATCGTATCAAAGATTTCAGATAAACTGGGAATGGAGAAGACTGAGGTTCAGGCAGCAGTTGAGTCTTTTATGGATGAAGTGAAGGGATCTCTAGAAACTGGAGAGAACGTATACCTACGTGGTTTCGGTAGCTTTATCGTTAAGACAAGAGCTGAGAAGACTGGTCGTAACATTTCTAAGAACACAACAATTAAGATTCCTGCACATAATATCCCGGCTTTTAAACCAGCCAAAGTATTTGTGGAAGGTGTCAAATCAAACGTAAAAGTAAAGTAA
- a CDS encoding Rne/Rng family ribonuclease — protein sequence MDKEIIIRSGATKIDYALTKNGRLIELHADEDENKFAVSDVFIAKTRKVLSGLNASFVDVGYEKDGFLHYHDLGPRYLTQLKFTKQVISGRLKNYALKDIKVEKELEKSGSITDVVAPNQPVLVQVVKEPISTKGPRLSAELSLPGRYVVLVPFSDRISISQKIEDREEKSRLKRLVKSIKPEGFGVIVRTVAKGKLVAELDQDLTNLMTRWENMCSKLHRAPYPTKVMSEVSRTNSLMRDVFNDSYTSIVVDDEEVSNEIKDYLKTIAPHKENIVKYHNPRVPIFEKYGIERQIKTSFGRTVSMSKGAYLIIEHTEAMHVIDVNSGNRSNKADSQEETALETNMIAATEIARQLRLRDMGGIIVIDFIDMRKSENRKKLYEHMRDEMADERAKHKILPPSKFGLIQITRQRVRQEVNIKTREENPDGNGDGEIQAPILVIQKITEELERHLKAGNKKVTLHAHPFVAAFITKGYPSVRSKWFAKHRKWIKVMPRDAYTYLEFHFTGKDGKELS from the coding sequence ATGGATAAAGAAATTATTATCCGTTCCGGTGCTACAAAAATCGATTATGCCCTTACTAAAAATGGTAGGCTGATCGAACTTCATGCAGATGAAGACGAAAATAAGTTTGCGGTAAGCGATGTATTCATTGCAAAAACCCGCAAGGTTTTATCTGGTCTCAACGCGTCCTTTGTTGACGTGGGTTATGAGAAAGATGGTTTTTTACACTATCACGATCTAGGACCTAGATACCTTACACAACTTAAATTCACCAAACAAGTTATAAGCGGTAGACTTAAAAACTACGCTCTTAAAGACATAAAGGTCGAGAAAGAACTCGAGAAAAGCGGCTCTATTACAGATGTCGTTGCTCCTAACCAGCCCGTACTCGTACAGGTAGTCAAAGAACCCATATCCACAAAAGGACCTCGCTTGAGTGCAGAGCTTTCCTTGCCTGGACGTTATGTGGTTCTCGTACCCTTCTCTGACCGAATCTCCATTTCTCAAAAAATTGAGGATCGAGAAGAAAAGAGCAGACTTAAACGACTTGTCAAAAGCATTAAACCTGAAGGATTCGGTGTCATTGTGCGCACCGTGGCTAAAGGTAAACTAGTAGCAGAACTGGATCAGGATCTAACTAACCTGATGACCCGCTGGGAAAATATGTGCAGTAAATTACACCGCGCACCTTATCCTACTAAAGTGATGTCAGAAGTTAGTCGTACCAATTCCCTCATGCGTGATGTGTTCAACGACAGTTACACGTCCATCGTAGTAGATGATGAGGAAGTAAGCAATGAAATCAAGGATTACCTAAAGACCATTGCCCCACATAAAGAAAATATCGTAAAATACCACAACCCTCGAGTTCCCATATTTGAAAAATATGGAATCGAACGTCAGATCAAAACGTCATTTGGCCGTACCGTATCTATGAGTAAAGGTGCTTACCTGATCATAGAACATACTGAAGCCATGCACGTGATAGACGTGAACTCTGGTAACAGGTCCAACAAGGCAGACAGCCAGGAGGAAACCGCACTAGAAACTAATATGATCGCTGCGACTGAGATTGCACGTCAATTAAGGTTGCGCGATATGGGAGGCATCATCGTTATCGATTTTATCGATATGCGTAAGTCAGAGAATCGCAAAAAGCTCTATGAGCACATGCGCGATGAAATGGCAGATGAGCGTGCCAAACACAAGATTTTGCCACCATCAAAATTTGGATTGATACAGATCACACGCCAGCGTGTGCGTCAAGAAGTCAATATCAAAACCCGGGAAGAAAATCCCGATGGGAATGGTGATGGAGAAATTCAAGCGCCTATTCTAGTGATTCAAAAAATCACTGAAGAATTGGAACGCCACTTAAAAGCAGGAAACAAAAAGGTCACGCTACATGCGCACCCATTTGTTGCCGCGTTTATCACTAAAGGATATCCATCCGTTAGGTCAAAGTGGTTTGCTAAACACAGAAAGTGGATCAAGGTCATGCCTAGAGACGCCTATACCTATTTGGAATTTCATTTCACAGGTAAGGACGGCAAGGAATTGTCCTAA
- a CDS encoding regulatory protein RecX translates to MQQQSFTVEQATRSIERYCAYQERCHQDVERKLKKMGMIPDAIDQIIPHLLQHNFLNETRFAKSFARGKFRIKSWGRQRIVRELRAKGLNKRTIDIGLTEISDADYEAVFDTLSRKRNSQLESETNKYKRRKKLADYLLYRGWESHLVYAKAVELIPD, encoded by the coding sequence ATGCAACAGCAATCTTTTACGGTGGAACAAGCGACTCGATCGATAGAGCGGTATTGTGCCTATCAAGAGCGCTGCCATCAGGATGTGGAGCGCAAACTCAAGAAAATGGGTATGATTCCAGATGCTATTGACCAGATCATACCACATCTACTTCAACATAATTTTTTGAACGAAACTCGATTTGCCAAGTCTTTTGCTCGTGGAAAATTCCGTATCAAAAGTTGGGGGCGTCAGCGTATTGTTCGAGAGCTTCGGGCGAAGGGATTGAACAAACGTACTATAGACATAGGTCTTACCGAGATATCTGATGCTGACTATGAAGCGGTGTTTGATACGCTTTCGCGAAAGCGAAATAGCCAACTAGAATCTGAAACGAATAAATACAAGCGTCGCAAAAAGCTTGCGGATTATTTACTGTATCGCGGTTGGGAGTCGCATTTAGTTTATGCGAAAGCTGTAGAACTTATTCCTGATTAA
- a CDS encoding cupin-like domain-containing protein: MSQLNLAEIPRYKTLSKEEFVKNYLKPQKPVVIEQLTKDWPAYEKWNLEYINKVAGDKTVPLYDDRPVKHDEGFNQAHATMKMSEYVELLKKGPTNFRIFLYNILKEVPVLQGDFKFPDLGLKLIKGLPMMFFGGTDSKVFMHYDIDYTNILHFHFHGKKRCIIMAPDQSKYMYKVPNALITREDIDFSNPDLDKWPALKQAQGHVCELNHGEMLYMPEGYWHYMHYLNPGFSISLRSYPRKIKNLGKALYNIGIMRHYDNLMRRWKGQDWIDYKNEKAITLTHKRLNINQE, encoded by the coding sequence ATGAGTCAGTTAAACCTTGCCGAAATACCCAGATACAAAACCCTTTCTAAAGAGGAATTTGTCAAAAACTACCTGAAACCACAAAAGCCTGTGGTGATTGAGCAGTTGACTAAAGATTGGCCTGCTTATGAAAAGTGGAACCTAGAGTATATCAATAAAGTAGCTGGTGATAAAACGGTGCCGTTGTATGACGATCGTCCTGTGAAGCACGACGAGGGATTTAATCAAGCACACGCAACCATGAAGATGTCAGAGTATGTGGAGCTACTCAAAAAAGGACCGACTAACTTCCGTATCTTTTTATACAATATTTTAAAAGAAGTGCCTGTACTGCAGGGTGATTTCAAATTTCCAGACTTAGGATTGAAATTGATCAAAGGGTTGCCGATGATGTTCTTTGGGGGGACAGATTCTAAGGTGTTTATGCATTACGATATTGATTATACCAACATCCTGCATTTCCATTTTCACGGGAAAAAGCGCTGTATCATCATGGCGCCAGATCAGTCGAAATACATGTATAAAGTACCTAATGCACTGATTACCCGCGAGGATATAGACTTTAGTAATCCAGATTTGGATAAATGGCCCGCTTTGAAGCAAGCGCAAGGACACGTTTGTGAACTTAACCACGGCGAGATGTTGTACATGCCAGAGGGGTATTGGCACTACATGCATTACCTGAATCCGGGATTTTCGATCAGTTTAAGGTCCTATCCTAGAAAGATTAAGAACTTAGGAAAGGCCTTGTACAACATTGGTATTATGCGTCATTACGATAACTTAATGCGTCGCTGGAAAGGTCAAGATTGGATCGATTATAAGAATGAGAAAGCGATTACCCTCACGCACAAACGGTTGAATATTAATCAGGAATAA